The following proteins come from a genomic window of Citrobacter europaeus:
- a CDS encoding heavy metal sensor histidine kinase, producing the protein MPERSISVHLALMFALSALLIVSVIGILLRSSLHDSLQKQMHNELLFRESLMSPWITARTSADGWSLLANKFTVLTNSEGERVRYWIVSDNPRFSMGGTPPVGVEWSSLQEGFNKVPGASEGACSLFLLVKTIPANGERPELRYIVAIDSTPYMGTLNAFTRTLLIITALGVVIVALLGYIVSRIGLRPVGALSKQARHLAPGDHGQRLNTEALPDELQQLASSFNGVLERQEVAWRQLDSFNADVAHELRTPLTNLIGQTQLGLSRRRSHDELEELLGSNLEELERMASIVNDMLFLSHAHAGEHASQLTQVSLREETLKTAEYVEPSFAEKQLSLDVQGDVIAHIDRRLFHRSLANLLENSARHSPSNSTVTVRLSETGHQACVEVSNLGDPIAPEHLHRLFERLYRVDTSRARSDTHHGLGLSIVRAVAIMHKGDVFARSEGGINTFGLTFAIQADKAAGNAQSGTEPGPGLTDRIVRGASA; encoded by the coding sequence TTGCCTGAGCGTTCCATCTCCGTTCACCTGGCGCTGATGTTTGCCTTATCCGCGCTGCTGATTGTGTCCGTTATCGGCATCCTGCTCAGAAGCTCTTTGCATGACTCTTTGCAAAAGCAGATGCACAACGAATTGTTATTTCGTGAGTCATTGATGAGTCCGTGGATCACCGCACGAACGTCGGCTGACGGCTGGTCACTGCTTGCCAATAAATTCACCGTGTTAACCAATTCTGAAGGTGAACGCGTTCGTTACTGGATAGTGAGCGATAACCCACGCTTTAGCATGGGGGGAACACCACCGGTGGGTGTTGAGTGGTCTTCTTTACAGGAAGGCTTTAATAAAGTGCCCGGCGCATCGGAAGGTGCCTGCTCGCTGTTTCTGTTAGTGAAAACGATCCCCGCCAACGGTGAAAGGCCTGAGCTGCGCTATATCGTTGCCATCGACTCCACGCCGTATATGGGCACACTGAATGCCTTCACCCGGACGCTGTTAATCATTACCGCGCTGGGCGTCGTGATTGTCGCTTTACTGGGATACATCGTTTCAAGGATCGGTCTTCGTCCCGTTGGGGCGCTCAGTAAACAGGCCCGGCATCTTGCACCGGGAGACCATGGCCAGCGCCTGAATACCGAAGCATTACCTGACGAATTACAGCAGTTAGCATCATCTTTTAATGGCGTGCTGGAACGGCAAGAGGTCGCCTGGCGACAGCTCGACAGCTTTAATGCCGATGTTGCGCATGAACTCCGGACTCCGCTTACGAATCTGATCGGCCAGACGCAACTGGGGCTCTCGCGCCGACGCTCGCATGATGAACTGGAAGAATTATTGGGCTCCAATCTGGAAGAACTGGAACGCATGGCGTCTATCGTTAACGACATGCTGTTCCTGTCCCATGCCCACGCGGGTGAACATGCGTCCCAGTTGACCCAAGTGTCGCTGCGAGAAGAAACCCTGAAAACAGCGGAGTACGTTGAACCTTCTTTTGCTGAAAAACAGCTCTCTCTGGATGTTCAGGGCGACGTGATCGCGCACATCGACCGACGTCTGTTCCATCGCTCATTGGCTAATTTACTGGAAAACAGCGCAAGGCATTCGCCGTCCAATAGCACGGTTACGGTGCGGTTAAGCGAAACCGGTCATCAAGCCTGTGTTGAAGTGTCAAACCTGGGCGATCCGATAGCACCAGAGCACTTACACCGGCTTTTCGAGCGGTTATATCGCGTTGACACCTCCCGGGCGAGGAGTGATACCCACCATGGACTGGGCCTGTCGATCGTGCGTGCCGTCGCCATTATGCACAAGGGAGATGTCTTTGCCCGTAGTGAAGGTGGCATCAATACATTTGGCCTCACCTTTGCGATACAAGCGGATAAAGCGGCGGGCAATGCTCAATCCGGCACTGAGCCGGGACCCGGGTTAACTGACAGAATTGTCAGGGGGGCGTCAGCCTGA
- a CDS encoding heavy metal response regulator transcription factor, producing MRLLLVEDEEKTSTYLNRALSESGFTVDVSADGAEGLHYALEFDYDAIILDVMLPGMDGYRVLEDVRAAKQTPVLMLSARGSVDERVKGLRLGADDYLPKPFSLIELVARIQALVRRRSTDGVDITQLQIHDLHLDLLARRVFRAGTRLELTAKEFSLLSLLVRHQGEILSKMMIAEQIWDMNFDSDANVVEVAIKRLRAKVDAPFDIKLLHTVRGMGYVLEVRSK from the coding sequence ATGCGCCTGTTGTTAGTCGAAGATGAAGAAAAAACGTCAACCTATCTCAACCGTGCGTTGAGCGAGTCCGGATTTACGGTAGATGTCTCTGCAGACGGCGCTGAAGGTCTTCATTATGCGCTGGAGTTCGACTACGACGCGATAATACTGGATGTGATGCTGCCGGGGATGGATGGTTACCGGGTACTTGAGGATGTGCGAGCAGCCAAACAGACGCCGGTGCTGATGCTTTCGGCTCGCGGCTCAGTCGATGAACGTGTTAAAGGGCTGCGTCTTGGCGCGGATGATTATCTGCCCAAGCCCTTTTCGCTTATTGAGCTGGTGGCGCGTATTCAGGCCCTGGTGCGTCGTCGTTCTACGGATGGCGTGGACATCACTCAACTGCAAATTCACGACCTGCATCTCGACCTGCTGGCGCGTCGGGTATTTCGCGCCGGAACACGGCTGGAACTGACCGCGAAAGAGTTTTCCCTGTTGAGCCTTCTGGTCCGACATCAGGGAGAGATCCTGTCAAAGATGATGATTGCTGAGCAGATATGGGATATGAACTTTGATAGCGATGCCAACGTGGTTGAAGTGGCCATTAAACGCCTGCGAGCCAAAGTGGATGCCCCGTTCGATATCAAACTGCTGCATACCGTTCGTGGCATGGGTTATGTCCTCGAAGTCCGGTCCAAATAA
- the ychF gene encoding redox-regulated ATPase YchF — translation MGFKCGIVGLPNVGKSTLFNALTKAGIEAANFPFCTIEPNTGVVPMPDPRLDQLAEIVKPQRILPTTMEFVDIAGLVKGASKGEGLGNQFLTNIRETEAIGHVVRCFENDNIIHVNNKVDPADDIEVINTELALSDLDTCERAIHRVQKKAKGGDKDAKAELAALEKCLPQLENAGMLRALKTLTEEDKAAIKYLSFLTLKPTMYIANVNEDGFENNPYLDKVREIAAAEGSVVVAVCAAVEADIAELDDADREEFMAEMGLEEPGLNRVIRAGYELLNLQTYFTAGVKEVRAWTIPVGATAPQAAGKIHTDFEKGFIRAQTIAFEDFITYKGEQGAKEAGKMRAEGKDYIVKDGDVMNFLFNV, via the coding sequence CCTGTTCAACGCGCTCACAAAAGCGGGTATTGAAGCGGCAAACTTCCCGTTCTGTACTATCGAGCCGAACACGGGTGTTGTCCCGATGCCCGATCCGCGTCTGGATCAGCTGGCCGAAATCGTCAAACCGCAGCGTATCCTGCCAACCACGATGGAATTCGTCGACATTGCCGGTCTGGTAAAAGGCGCATCCAAAGGTGAAGGCCTGGGTAACCAGTTCCTGACCAACATCCGTGAAACCGAAGCTATCGGCCATGTGGTTCGCTGCTTTGAAAACGACAACATCATCCACGTTAATAATAAAGTGGATCCGGCTGACGACATTGAAGTTATCAATACCGAACTGGCACTGTCTGACCTGGATACCTGTGAGCGCGCTATCCATCGCGTACAGAAGAAGGCCAAGGGCGGCGATAAAGACGCTAAAGCGGAACTGGCTGCGCTGGAAAAATGCCTGCCACAGTTGGAAAACGCCGGCATGTTGCGCGCTTTGAAAACGCTGACCGAAGAAGACAAAGCAGCCATCAAATACCTGAGCTTCCTGACGCTGAAGCCAACGATGTATATCGCCAACGTCAACGAAGATGGTTTTGAAAACAACCCATACCTCGATAAAGTGCGCGAAATCGCGGCGGCAGAAGGGTCTGTTGTTGTTGCCGTTTGCGCTGCCGTTGAAGCTGACATCGCAGAACTCGATGATGCTGACCGTGAAGAATTCATGGCTGAAATGGGTCTGGAAGAGCCGGGCCTGAACCGCGTTATCCGCGCTGGTTACGAGCTGCTGAACCTGCAGACCTACTTCACCGCTGGCGTGAAAGAAGTCCGTGCGTGGACCATCCCTGTCGGTGCGACCGCTCCGCAGGCTGCCGGTAAGATCCACACCGACTTCGAGAAAGGCTTTATCCGTGCGCAGACTATCGCGTTTGAAGACTTCATCACCTACAAGGGTGAGCAAGGCGCGAAAGAAGCCGGTAAGATGCGTGCAGAAGGTAAAGACTACATCGTTAAAGATGGCGACGTGATGAACTTCCTGTTCAACGTCTAA
- a CDS encoding cupin domain-containing protein has protein sequence MIRHLRYLGLLLPITFSSWAAEQNPAVHITPAGSQNAVYGPAENFTGRVRVDPLFRPDNNIPVSGAYVTFEPGARSAWHTHPAGQRLIVTSGVGLTQQEGQPVQVIRAGDVVSCPAGVKHWHGAAPGSAMTHLAITGIVDGKSVNWKELVTDEQYHAH, from the coding sequence ATGATCAGACATTTACGTTACCTCGGGCTGTTACTGCCGATTACATTTTCATCCTGGGCAGCGGAGCAAAATCCCGCTGTCCATATCACCCCCGCAGGAAGTCAGAACGCGGTATATGGACCCGCCGAGAACTTTACCGGTCGCGTCCGGGTTGATCCTCTCTTCAGACCGGATAACAACATCCCTGTTTCCGGGGCTTATGTCACGTTTGAACCCGGCGCTCGTTCCGCCTGGCATACGCATCCGGCAGGTCAGCGGCTGATTGTAACCTCGGGTGTGGGGCTCACCCAACAAGAAGGCCAGCCGGTGCAGGTTATCCGCGCCGGTGACGTTGTCTCTTGCCCGGCGGGCGTCAAACACTGGCACGGGGCGGCCCCCGGCAGCGCGATGACGCATCTGGCGATAACCGGGATTGTGGATGGCAAAAGCGTTAACTGGAAGGAGTTAGTGACAGATGAACAATACCACGCCCATTAA
- a CDS encoding alpha/beta hydrolase has protein sequence MLLTAMAGVTSANAADYKKNPFTLAYDGAITENVKGKVNIHPVKYDLHGIQIAANVYTPANYDPAKKYPAVVVAHPNGGVKEQVAGLYAQRLAEQGYITITADAAYQGASGGMPRSVDKPANRIEDIHGMADYISQYPGVDTARLGLLGICGGGGYSLIAAETDKRFKSIATISMFNSGLVRRNGMQDSQLDTIQQRLQQASDARAQEAAGGEVLYSGDANLTDEQIAKLPFALYRQGYEYYWKTHAHPNSTFKYTTSSLLDLMSFDVTDHINLINQPLLMIAGTKADTLYMTEDAFAKATGTKDKELLLIDGATHIETYWVPEYVDQAMQKLDVFFDKNI, from the coding sequence ATGCTACTCACGGCAATGGCTGGAGTGACCTCAGCCAATGCGGCCGATTACAAAAAAAATCCATTCACGCTGGCCTATGACGGCGCCATCACTGAGAACGTCAAAGGCAAGGTCAACATTCACCCCGTGAAATACGATCTGCATGGCATCCAGATTGCTGCGAATGTCTATACCCCTGCTAACTACGATCCCGCCAAAAAATACCCTGCTGTAGTGGTGGCACATCCTAATGGCGGCGTAAAAGAACAGGTCGCCGGGTTGTATGCCCAGCGTCTCGCCGAACAGGGCTACATCACGATTACCGCCGACGCGGCTTATCAGGGTGCTAGCGGTGGGATGCCTCGCAGCGTGGATAAACCCGCTAATCGCATTGAGGATATCCACGGTATGGCTGATTACATCAGCCAGTACCCCGGCGTAGATACCGCCCGCCTTGGTCTGCTGGGTATTTGCGGAGGCGGCGGGTATTCACTGATAGCCGCCGAAACTGACAAGCGGTTCAAATCGATAGCGACCATCAGTATGTTTAATTCAGGCCTGGTGCGACGTAACGGTATGCAGGATTCACAGCTGGATACTATCCAGCAGCGTCTTCAGCAGGCTTCTGACGCACGCGCTCAGGAAGCTGCCGGAGGCGAAGTGCTTTACTCCGGCGATGCCAATCTGACTGATGAACAGATTGCTAAATTACCCTTTGCCTTATATCGCCAGGGCTACGAGTATTACTGGAAAACTCACGCCCACCCGAACTCTACGTTTAAATACACCACCAGCAGTCTGCTGGATTTGATGAGTTTTGACGTCACGGACCATATCAATCTCATCAATCAACCGCTGCTGATGATTGCCGGTACAAAAGCGGATACGCTCTATATGACTGAAGATGCGTTCGCGAAAGCCACCGGTACGAAGGACAAAGAACTCTTATTGATCGATGGCGCTACTCACATCGAGACTTATTGGGTTCCTGAGTACGTTGACCAGGCGATGCAAAAGTTAGATGTCTTTTTTGATAAAAATATTTAA
- a CDS encoding carboxymuconolactone decarboxylase family protein produces the protein MNNTTPIKALAAGVLLTFGFGLAAHAVPVNKGASEMNHEQTVSDTLSARQQAIPLIAASMASSQMDKLNAALNQGLDAGLTINETKEILVQLYAYTGFPRSLNALSELMKVVEARKQRGIKDAEGQEPVATIPVGDELRRVGTANQTKISGAPVQGPLFDFAPVINQFLQTHLFGDIFARDNLDWQSRELATVGALAATPGVESQLLSHTRASMRVGLTASQLRQLAQVLREHGENDAATRAEKALQQALDGN, from the coding sequence ATGAACAATACCACGCCCATTAAGGCATTAGCGGCAGGGGTACTGCTGACCTTTGGTTTTGGTCTCGCGGCACATGCTGTGCCCGTCAATAAAGGAGCCTCAGAAATGAACCACGAACAAACGGTTTCAGATACGCTGTCAGCCCGCCAACAGGCCATCCCGCTGATTGCCGCATCGATGGCCAGCAGTCAGATGGATAAGCTGAATGCCGCCCTGAATCAGGGTCTTGACGCTGGGCTCACGATAAACGAAACCAAAGAGATTCTCGTCCAGCTTTATGCCTATACGGGCTTCCCCCGTAGCCTGAATGCACTTAGTGAACTGATGAAGGTCGTCGAAGCACGTAAACAACGTGGCATCAAAGATGCTGAGGGCCAAGAACCGGTCGCCACCATCCCTGTCGGGGATGAGCTTCGCCGTGTCGGTACCGCAAACCAGACGAAAATCTCAGGCGCTCCCGTCCAGGGTCCGCTGTTTGATTTTGCCCCAGTGATTAACCAGTTCCTGCAAACGCATCTTTTCGGTGACATTTTCGCCCGCGATAACCTCGACTGGCAAAGCCGCGAGCTGGCAACGGTGGGTGCATTAGCGGCCACGCCGGGCGTCGAATCACAACTGCTGTCGCATACGCGAGCAAGCATGCGGGTCGGCCTGACGGCGTCGCAGCTGCGCCAGCTCGCACAGGTTCTGCGTGAACATGGCGAAAATGATGCAGCAACGCGAGCAGAAAAGGCGCTGCAACAGGCGCTCGATGGCAATTAA
- a CDS encoding alpha/beta fold hydrolase, with protein sequence MKTILKTLAICVMAGGLVAQSVYAEPLVIQEQGSFSAGGTIITAPGTFDAKKPLDSAGQTWHGDHASVFYQIPENPHKYPIVMLHGAGQFSRTWESTPDGREGFQNIFLRRGFSTYLVDQPRRGSAGRTTVEGTVTPKPDEQMWFNQFRVGVWPEYFKDVQFSHDKEALNQYFRQMTPNTGPFDINVISDAMSAVVDKSGPAILFTHSQGGGPGWYTAMKNNKVKAIVAFEPGSSFVFPEKELPAPMPSAFDTLKGEPVPMEQFMALTKIPILIIYGDNIPDKPVAMPAQDSWRVRLAMAREWRDVVNKQGGDVTVTHLPEVGIKGNTHFPFSDLNNVQIADLVSKFLKEKNLQ encoded by the coding sequence TTGAAGACAATCTTAAAAACGCTGGCCATCTGCGTAATGGCGGGTGGCCTGGTGGCTCAGTCGGTCTATGCCGAGCCGCTGGTCATTCAGGAACAAGGAAGCTTTTCTGCTGGTGGCACCATCATTACCGCCCCAGGAACATTTGATGCGAAAAAGCCGCTGGATTCAGCTGGCCAAACCTGGCATGGCGATCATGCGTCTGTGTTCTACCAGATCCCGGAGAATCCGCATAAATACCCTATTGTCATGCTGCACGGCGCAGGTCAGTTCTCCCGTACCTGGGAAAGTACCCCGGATGGTCGTGAAGGTTTCCAGAACATATTCCTGCGTCGCGGGTTCTCAACCTATCTTGTCGATCAGCCACGCCGTGGCAGCGCCGGGCGCACGACGGTAGAAGGTACGGTTACGCCTAAACCGGATGAACAAATGTGGTTCAACCAGTTCCGCGTTGGCGTGTGGCCAGAGTATTTTAAGGACGTTCAGTTCTCTCACGACAAAGAAGCACTGAATCAGTATTTCCGTCAGATGACCCCGAACACCGGGCCGTTTGATATCAATGTCATCTCTGATGCGATGTCCGCCGTCGTGGATAAATCCGGCCCCGCTATCCTCTTCACCCACTCTCAGGGCGGTGGACCAGGCTGGTACACGGCGATGAAAAACAACAAGGTCAAAGCCATTGTCGCCTTCGAGCCTGGCAGCAGCTTTGTCTTCCCGGAAAAAGAACTCCCAGCCCCTATGCCAAGCGCGTTCGACACACTGAAGGGTGAGCCAGTGCCGATGGAGCAGTTTATGGCTCTGACCAAAATCCCGATTCTGATTATTTACGGCGATAACATACCGGATAAACCTGTCGCCATGCCCGCGCAGGACAGCTGGCGCGTACGTCTGGCGATGGCTCGCGAATGGCGTGATGTGGTGAACAAGCAAGGCGGGGATGTCACTGTGACGCATCTGCCAGAAGTGGGAATCAAAGGGAATACCCACTTCCCGTTCTCTGATTTAAATAATGTGCAGATTGCTGATTTGGTGAGTAAATTCTTGAAAGAGAAAAATTTGCAGTAG